GTTGGAAAACTCTCGGGCGCGATCGCCGGCGAGCGAAAGATCCCCTTGTCAGCCGTGACCAGCGGCAACGGCTTCGTTTTCGTTTCAGGCCTGCCGCCGGTCAATCACGTGACCGGCGAGCTCGTACGCGGCGATATTCTGGTGCAGACCCGGCAGTGCCTCGAAAACGTCAAGGCCGCGCTCGAAGTCGCCGGCTCCTCACTCGACAAGGTCCTGAAGGTGACGATCTACGCGGTCAACTGCGCCTATTTCAAAGACATCAATGCCATCTACGCCGAATATTTTCGGGACAATCCGCCGGCGCGCACC
This genomic interval from Bradyrhizobium sp. NP1 contains the following:
- a CDS encoding Rid family hydrolase — its product is MEKKTYVVGKLSGAIAGERKIPLSAVTSGNGFVFVSGLPPVNHVTGELVRGDILVQTRQCLENVKAALEVAGSSLDKVLKVTIYAVNCAYFKDINAIYAEYFRDNPPARTFCTVGAWPWEFDIEIEAVALQS